The following are encoded together in the Pseudomonas maumuensis genome:
- a CDS encoding sigma-70 family RNA polymerase sigma factor: MNSPAATFDFDHCLTACAQGDRRALQALYDHEGARLLGVARRIARDDATAQDIVHDAFIRIWTRASSFDPARGSARGWVYCITRHLALNAIRDTRRETVLDEADIDIAPPASGGLDDVELWSGSAKIYRCLEQLQAAPRRCILHAYVDGCSHAEIAVLLGAPLGTVKAWIKRSLKALRECLE, translated from the coding sequence TTGAACTCACCCGCCGCCACCTTCGATTTCGACCACTGCCTCACGGCCTGTGCGCAGGGTGACCGGCGAGCCTTGCAAGCGCTCTACGATCATGAAGGAGCGCGCTTGCTGGGCGTTGCCCGGCGCATAGCGCGTGACGACGCCACGGCACAGGACATTGTCCACGATGCCTTCATTCGTATCTGGACACGCGCCTCCAGCTTCGACCCCGCGCGCGGATCGGCGCGGGGCTGGGTCTACTGCATTACCCGCCACCTGGCGCTGAATGCCATACGCGACACCCGCCGTGAAACCGTGCTGGACGAAGCCGATATCGATATTGCGCCTCCGGCAAGCGGGGGGCTGGATGATGTTGAACTCTGGTCAGGCTCGGCAAAGATCTACCGTTGCCTTGAACAACTGCAGGCCGCACCGCGGCGCTGCATCCTGCACGCCTATGTGGATGGTTGCAGCCACGCCGAGATCGCCGTGCTGCTGGGCGCGCCACTGGGCACCGTCAAGGCCTGGATCAAGCGCAGCCTCAAGGCGCTGCGGGAGTGCCTGGAATGA
- a CDS encoding anti-sigma factor: MKPEVDSELDALAGEYVLGTLSPEQHAAVAERLGTDPSLRAAVDAWEARLLELTTLAAPLPPSARLWGRIQRSLDECSAPATEQRARGWQRLGLWQGLSAAGLAASVLLAVLLLTAPPPTTQYLVVLVAPSSQAPGWVVQASDNRMIELIPLGQDEVPDGMALQFWTKGERWRTPVSLGLVQPGKPYRVPLQSLPPLEANQLFELTLEKAGGSPTGLPTGPIKFIGRAVKVI; the protein is encoded by the coding sequence ATGAAACCTGAAGTTGATAGCGAGCTGGACGCCCTCGCCGGGGAGTACGTGCTGGGGACACTGTCGCCCGAACAACACGCCGCGGTCGCCGAACGCCTGGGCACGGATCCCTCTTTGCGCGCCGCCGTGGATGCCTGGGAGGCCCGCCTGCTGGAGCTGACCACGCTGGCTGCCCCGCTGCCGCCGAGCGCCCGCCTGTGGGGCCGTATCCAGCGCAGCCTTGACGAATGTAGCGCACCTGCCACTGAGCAGCGTGCCCGCGGGTGGCAACGCCTCGGGCTGTGGCAAGGGCTGAGTGCCGCGGGGTTGGCCGCAAGCGTGCTGCTGGCCGTTCTCCTGCTCACTGCGCCACCGCCCACCACCCAGTACCTGGTGGTGTTGGTGGCGCCGAGCAGCCAGGCCCCGGGCTGGGTGGTGCAGGCCAGCGACAACCGCATGATCGAGCTGATTCCGCTTGGGCAGGACGAAGTCCCCGACGGCATGGCCCTGCAGTTCTGGACCAAAGGCGAGCGCTGGCGCACACCGGTCTCGCTGGGCCTGGTGCAGCCAGGCAAACCCTATCGCGTCCCACTGCAGAGCCTGCCGCCGCTGGAGGCCAACCAGTTGTTCGAGCTGACCCTGGAGAAAGCCGGTGGCTCGCCCACTGGGCTGCCGACAGGGCCCATCAAGTTCATCGGGCGTGCGGTCAAGGTGATTTGA
- a CDS encoding phytanoyl-CoA dioxygenase family protein, protein MQNALKKAYHEDGAVLIKGLLNPKQLSRCREAYDWAVLNHGPHATRMFAGTVQQSHVDNANPLAKERLEALVAELPLGSLFANLWGSRNVWYFAEEVFLKAGGQGARTLWHQDTSYLPWAGQHWGNAWISFDAVPKRNALEIIRGSHRGPRYDGTTFTNPDDPTQPLHGNGALPRLPDIEAQRRENPQAYDILSWATEPGDVVLLHPGSLHGGAPVDENFPSRRTFVFRFFGDDATFSPLPAHSDAGYPPQGVLFRKELEHLVAGAPFRHPTFRQVV, encoded by the coding sequence ATGCAAAACGCGCTGAAAAAGGCTTATCACGAAGACGGAGCGGTGTTGATCAAGGGGCTTCTGAACCCGAAGCAACTGTCGCGCTGCCGCGAAGCCTACGACTGGGCCGTGCTCAACCACGGCCCGCATGCCACCCGGATGTTCGCCGGGACGGTCCAGCAATCCCACGTCGACAATGCCAACCCACTGGCCAAGGAGCGCCTCGAGGCGCTCGTGGCGGAGCTGCCACTGGGGTCGTTGTTCGCAAATCTCTGGGGCTCGCGGAATGTCTGGTACTTCGCCGAGGAGGTCTTTCTCAAGGCCGGCGGCCAGGGCGCCCGGACGCTGTGGCATCAGGACACCTCCTACCTGCCCTGGGCCGGCCAGCACTGGGGCAACGCCTGGATCAGCTTCGATGCCGTGCCCAAGCGCAACGCCCTGGAAATCATCCGTGGCTCCCATCGTGGGCCGCGCTATGACGGCACGACCTTCACCAACCCGGATGACCCGACCCAGCCGTTGCACGGCAATGGCGCCCTGCCCCGCCTGCCGGATATCGAGGCGCAACGCCGGGAAAACCCGCAGGCCTACGACATCCTGTCCTGGGCCACGGAGCCTGGCGATGTGGTGCTGCTGCACCCGGGCTCCTTGCATGGCGGCGCGCCAGTGGACGAGAACTTCCCAAGCCGACGGACATTCGTGTTCCGTTTCTTCGGCGACGACGCCACCTTCAGCCCACTCCCGGCCCACAGCGATGCCGGTTACCCCCCGCAAGGCGTGCTGTTCAGAAAAGAGCTCGAACACCTGGTCGCGGGCGCCCCGTTCCGCCACCCCACCTTCCGCCAAGTGGTCTGA
- a CDS encoding RidA family protein has protein sequence MNAKPLKRQSINPPATQAYYDNLHFSQATRVGDLIWVSGQVGVDAAMQPAQGIVEQSHLAFQSLKLVLETAGASLADVVELTTFHTHLQADMAAFAQVKDVYFPARYPSWTAVGISQLALAPLRVEIRAVAVAGCGDA, from the coding sequence ATGAATGCGAAACCGCTCAAGCGTCAGTCCATCAATCCACCTGCGACCCAGGCTTACTACGACAACTTGCACTTTTCCCAGGCCACCCGCGTGGGTGACCTGATCTGGGTCTCGGGCCAGGTGGGCGTCGACGCGGCCATGCAACCTGCGCAGGGTATCGTCGAGCAGTCGCACCTGGCCTTCCAATCGCTGAAGCTGGTCCTCGAGACAGCCGGTGCCAGCCTGGCGGACGTGGTCGAGCTGACGACGTTTCACACCCACCTGCAAGCCGACATGGCCGCGTTTGCCCAGGTGAAGGATGTGTACTTTCCGGCGCGCTATCCGTCATGGACGGCGGTGGGCATCAGCCAACTGGCACTGGCGCCGTTGAGGGTCGAGATTCGCGCCGTGGCCGTCGCGGGGTGTGGCGACGCCTGA